In Novosphingobium sp. RL4, the sequence GGAATTCGGCCGCAAGGAGAAGGAAATCCTCGGCAAGTGAGGCCTTGCGGTCCGCTTGGAGGAATGTCTGATGGCGAAGAGTGAACCCGTCTCGGCGCGCCATGTTGCCATCATCATGGATGGTAACGGGCGCTGGGCCAAGAAGCGCCACCTGCCGCGCGCGCTGGGCCACCAGCGCGGCGTCGAATCGGTTCGGCGCGTGGTGCGCGGCGCGCGCGAGATGGGGCTGGAGGCGCTGACGCTCTACGCCTTTTCGACCGAGAACTGGCGCCGGCCGGAGGAGGAAGTCTCCGACCTCATGAGCCTGATGAAGCGCTTCATCCTCTCCGACCTCGACGAGTTCGCAGCGGCAGGGGTGCGGCTCAAGATCATCGGCGATTACAAGGCGTTCAAGCCCGACGTCGTGGAACTGGTCGAAGGTGCGGTCGCCCGCACCGCCGGCAACACCGGGACCACGCTGGCGGTCGCGCTCAACTACGGTTCGCAGGACGAGATCGCCCGCGCCGCCACCAAGGCGGCCGCCAAGGGACCGATCACGCCCGAGAGCATCGCGGCCGAGCTCGATACCGCGGACCTGCCGCCGCTCGACCTGCTGATCCGCACTTCGGGCGAAGTGCGGCTGTCGAACTTCCTGCTCTGGCAGGCCGCCTATGCCGAGATGATGTTCACCGAAGTGCTCTGGCCGGATTTCACCGCCGAACACTTGCGGCAGGCTCTCGAAGATTTCTCCACGCGGGACCGACGTTATGGCGGACGCTGATCCGGTGAAGAAGAACGCCGACCTCAAGGTGCGGAGCATCTCGGCGGCAGTCATGCTGCTGGTCGCGGGCAGCACGCTGTGGCTCGGCGGCGTGGTCTGGACCGCCTTCGTCTGCGCGGTGGCGCTCGGCGTGCTGTGGGAATGGGTCAAGCTCGCGCGGGGCGGCACGCAGAACCCGGCGGAGCGGGCAGCCTTCAACTTCGGCGGCATGGTCTACGTCGGCATCGGCGCCGCCATGCTGCTGTTCCTCCGCAACCCCGCATTCAGCCTGGCGCCGCTGCTGACGGTGCTGCTCGCGGTGATCGGAGTCGACGTCGGCGCCTACTTTACCGGACGTGCACTGGGGGGTCCGAAAATCGCGCCTGCCATCAGTCCTTCGAAAACGTGGTCCGGCCTCCTTGGCGGCGTTTTAGGTGCCACTCTGGTGCTGTTCGGTGCCGCCAGGTTCTGGCAGGAGGGGCTGATCTCGGTCCATCCGCAGGGCAATGCCGCCGACGGTCCGGCTTGCTTCGGGATGCAGCCCTGCTGGTACCTGACGGCAAACCCGGTGCCGCTATTCGCAACCTGCCTGATGACCGGCATCCTCCTCGCCGTCTGCGCGCAGGCCGGAGATTTCTTCGAGAGCTGGATGAAGCGGCGGGCAGGGGTCAAGGATTCGGGCCACTTCATTCCGGGCCACGGCGGTTTCTTCGACCGGCTCGACGGCTTGCTCGCGGTGCTTTTCGTGTTAGGCCTCATGATCCTGTTCCAGCCGCGATGACGACCATGCGCACCATTTCCGTTCTCGGAGCCACCGGCTCGATAGGCGCCTCGACGCTGGACCTCGTGCGGCGCAGCCCCGCCGACTGGCGGGTCGTGGCGCTGACCGCCAACGCCAACGTGCCTGAACTGGCGCGGCTCGCGGTGGAGTTTTCCGCCCAAATCGCCGTCGTCGCCGACGAGGCCAGTCTCGCGGACTTGCGCGAAGCGCTGGCCGGCACGGGAATCGAGGCGGCAGGCGGTCAGGCCGCGCTGGTCGAGGCCGCGGCGCGCGGCGCCGACGTCACGGTTGCCGCCATCGTCGGCTGCGCGGGCCTCGCGCCCACCATGGCCGCGATCGAGCAGGGCCGCGTCATTGCGCTCGCGAACAAGGAAGCCCTGGTTTCGGCCGGTGAGGTCATGACGGCCGCCGTCGCCCGTCACGGTGCCACGCTGCTGCCGATCGATTCCGAGCACAATGCGATCTTCCAGTGCCTTCAGGGCAACGATCTCGACGATGTTCGCTGGATCACGCTCACCGCCAGTGGCGGGCCGTTCCGGGACTGGTCGCTCGACAAGCTGACGCTGGCCACTCCGGCGCAGGCGGTCAAGCATCCGAACTGGGACATGGGCGCGAAGATCAGCGTCGATTCGGCGACGATGTTCAACAAGGGCCTCGAACTGATCGAGGCGCACTATCTCTTCCCGGTGGGCCTCGATCGTCTCCGCATCATCGTCCACCCGCAATCGGTCGTCCATTCGATGGTCGAATACCGCGACGGTTCGACACTGGCGCAGCTCGGACCTTCCGACATGCGGGTGCCGATCGCCTCGGCATTGGCGTGGCCGGGGCGGATGGACACGCCCTGCGCGCCGCTCGACCTTGCGGAAATCGGTGAGCTCACCTTCCGCCGTCCCGACGAAGTGCGTTTTCCCGCAACGCGTCTTGCCAGAGAAGCTGCGGAGGCCGGAGGCGGCATCCCCGCCGTGCTCAATGCCGCTAACGAGGTGGCGGTGGCCGCTTTTCTCGGTGGCCGGATACCCTTCACCCGCATCGCCGCCCAGGTCGAGGACGTGCTCGGCGCCTATTCGCCGGCCCCGCCCGCGAGCCTGTCGGACGTACTGGCTGTTGACGGCGAGGCGCGGGCAAGGGCAAGCATGCTCGCAGGGGCCGCGTGACGATACGCGGTCCGATGGAGATTCTCTGATTTGACCGGATCGCCCAATCTGCTGACGACGATCTTCGCGTTCCTGCTGGTTCTCGGGCCGCTCGTGCTGATCCACGAACTCGGCCACTATCTGGTCGGAAGGCTGTTCGGCGTGAAGGCGGATGCCTTCTCGATCGGCTTCGGCAAGGAGATCGCCGGCTGGACCGACAGGCGGGGTACTCGCTGGAAGCTCTCGGCGCTGCCGCTGGGCGGCTATGTCCAGTTCGCTGGCGACATGAACCCGGCTTCGGCGCCGAGCGCGGCGGAAGACGGCCTGACTCCGCAGGAGCGGGCGCGCACCTTCCACGTCAAGCCGCTCTGGCAGCGGGCGCTGATCGTTCTGGCCGGCCCCCTGACCAATTTCCTGCTCTGCGTGCTGATCCTGGCCGGTTTCGTCTATGCGAACGGACGCCTGATCGCCGATGCCGAAGTGGCGGGTTTCTCCGAATCGTCGGCCGCGAAGCAGGCGGGGCTGCGGGTCGGGGATCGCATCGTCGCCATTGATGGCAACCGCATCGGCAGCATCACCGATATCCCCGAACATACAGTCTACTTCCCGAACAAGACCGTGAACGTGATGGTCGATCGCGACGGGCGAAATGTCACGCTCCCCGTCAAGCTTTCCGGCGAGGAAGTTAGCGACAGGTTCGGCAACAAGGCCCGGATCGGCGACATCGGCATCGATTTTGCGGTTCCCGTGGTCAGCGGTTTCTTCGGCGATTCGCCTGCCGAGGAGGCGGGCATGGAGATCGGCGACCGTATCGTCGCGGTCGATGGCGTCGGCGTGACGAGCTTCCTTCAGGTGCCGCCGCTCATCATGTCGCGGGCGGGGCAGAAGGTCACGATCACGGTAATGCGCAAGGGCGAAGCCCATGTGCTGCCGATGACGATCGGCAGCGCGACGCAGACAGGCAGCAATGGCCGCACAGAGACCATCGGTCGCATCGGTGTTCAGTCGGGCTTCGGCCGCCGGGAGGCTGTCGGTCCGGTTCAGGCGCTGGGCATCGGCGTGGAGCGGAGCTTCGCGACCATGGGCACCATGATCACGGGAATCCGCCAGATCATCGTCGGGGACCGTTCGGTCCGGGAACTGGGCGGCCCGATCAAGATCGCCAAGTATTCCGGTGAGCAGTTCACCCTTGGTTGGGAGCCTTTCGTGGGCTTCGTGGCCATGATCTCGATTAACTTGGCATTCATCAATCTCCTGCCAATTCCTGGGCTCGACGGCGGGCACCTGGCTTTCTACGCGGCTGAACTGGTCCGTCGGAAGCCCTTGGGCCTGCGCAGTCAGGAATGGGCGATCCGCACCGGGGTGGCACTCGTGCTGGCCTTGATGCTGTTCGTCACTGTCAACGATCTGGCTTCTCTCCCGATTTTCGGGGGATAGGCTGAAGGAATTCATCAGCGATCACATTTCCGCCGGGATTGGCTGCTTGATTGGACGTCGTCCATCGGGCAGATGGGCGCGATTGTCTGTCATTTTGACAGGCAGCCTGGCGGATCGATCGGGGTCCTCGCGAAAGCGAATACGGGAATTTGCGTAGAATGATGGGATTGGTAATGGGTCGCAGCACTGACGCCCGCCGTGCGCCGCAGCTTGCAGCAGTGCTCCTGGGAACCACGATCCTCGCAGGCGTGCCAGATGCGGCATTTGCGCAGGACGCAGCAGCGTCTTCGGCTCCCGCAGCCGCGCCGGCCGCTGCGGCAGAGCCTGCCGAGACGATCCTGACTATCCAGGTTACCGGGGCCGAGCGCCTCGAGGCGCAGACGGTCATGTCCTACATCAAGCTGCGCGTGGGCCAGCCCTACACCAAGGCTGCCGGTGACGCCGCGCTGAAGGATCTTTACGGCACCGAACTGTTCTCGGAAGTGCAGGTAACCAACGACAAGGGTGTCGTGACCATCCAGGTCAAGGAAAACCCCGTCGTCAACCGCATCATCCTCGAGGGCAACAAGCGCATCAAGGACGACAAGATCCTGCCGGAGATCAAGGTCTCTCCGCGCCAGATCTTCACCCGCTCGAAGATCCGCGCCGACGTTGCGCGCATCATCGAACTCTACAAGCGTCAGGGCCGCTACGCCGCGACCGTCGAGCCGAAGATGGTCATGCTCGACCAGAACCGCGTCGACATCGTCTTCGAGATCACCGAGGGCGACAAGTCCAAGGTCCGCCAGATCAACATCCTTGGCAACGAGCACTTCTCCGACGGCGAACTGCGCGGCCAGATGGTGACGAAGCAGTCGCGCATCACGCGCATCTTCAGCTCGGGAACCAGCTACGATCCCGATCGCATGGCCTTCGACCAGCAGAAGCTGCGCCAGTTCTACCTGACGCAGGGTTATGCCGATTTCCGCGTGGTTTCGGCGGTCGCCGAACTGACGCCGGACAAGAAGGACTTCATCATCACTTATGTGGTGGAGGAAGGTAAGCGCTACAAGTTCGGCGACGTGAAGGTCGAAAGCCAGCTGCGCGACTTCGACGGCGAGAAGCTGGCGAAGAACCTGTCGATGAAGAAGGGCGACTGGTACAACGCCAAGCTCGTCGAAGACACCATCGAGGGCCTGAACGACACCGCCGGTGCCTTCGGCTATGCTTTCGCCGACGTGCGTCCGCAGTACGATCGCGACAAGGAAAACCTCACCATGGGGCTGACCTTCGTGATCCAGGAGGCGCCGCGCGTCTATGTCGAGCGGATCGACATCAACGGCAACACCCTGACCCAGGACAAGGTCGTCCGCCGCGAGTTCCGTCTCGCCGAAGGTGACGCTTTCAACTCGCTGCAGGTCAAGCGTTCGACCAACCGCATCAAGTCTCTCGGTTACTTCCAGGAGAAGTTCGAGGTCGAACAGAAGCCCGGTTCCGCCGAAGATCGCATTATCCTCGAAGCCAACCTCGAGGAGAAGCCGACCGGAGAGCTGCAGCTCTCGGCCGGTTTCTCGAGCCTTGAGCGCTTCATCTTCCAGGCCTCGATCCGCCAGCGCAACTTCCGCGGCCGCGGTCAGACGATCGGTCTTTCGGGCAGCTATTCGTCCTACTCGAAGTCGGTCGAAGCGAGCTTCGTGGAGCCCTACCTGTTCGACAAGAACGTCTCGCTGGGCGTGGACATCTATCGCCGCGACTACAACAGCTTCCAGTACTACAACTCGGACCGCAACACGACCTACCAGCAGTCGACCACCGGCTTCCAGGTTCGTGCCGGTGTTCCGCTGACCGAGTACCTCACCGCGGTTGGCCGCTACACGCTCAACTACGACGACGTGACCTTGTCCAAGAGCACGTATTATTCCGTCAATTCCAACGGCGAATACGTTTGCGATCCGCTTCGCGCAGGACGCTATCTCTGCGACGCGATCGGCCAGCGGCTGAGCTCGATCCTCGGCTTCTCGCTGATCTACGACAACCTCGACAATCGCATGCGCCCGACCCGCGGCGAAACCATCTCGACCAACATCGACGTGGCCGGTCTTGGCGGCGACGTGAAGTATGTGCGCCTGCGTGCGAATGCCGCGAAGTACTGGCCGCTGGGCAGTGGCTTCATCTTCTCGCTCCAGGGCGAGGGCGGTGCGATCAAGGGCTGGGGCGGCGACGATATTCGCCTGACCGATCGCTTCTATCTGGGCGAGCCCCAGATTCGCGGCTTCGGCATT encodes:
- the uppS gene encoding polyprenyl diphosphate synthase, which translates into the protein MAKSEPVSARHVAIIMDGNGRWAKKRHLPRALGHQRGVESVRRVVRGAREMGLEALTLYAFSTENWRRPEEEVSDLMSLMKRFILSDLDEFAAAGVRLKIIGDYKAFKPDVVELVEGAVARTAGNTGTTLAVALNYGSQDEIARAATKAAAKGPITPESIAAELDTADLPPLDLLIRTSGEVRLSNFLLWQAAYAEMMFTEVLWPDFTAEHLRQALEDFSTRDRRYGGR
- a CDS encoding phosphatidate cytidylyltransferase, coding for MADADPVKKNADLKVRSISAAVMLLVAGSTLWLGGVVWTAFVCAVALGVLWEWVKLARGGTQNPAERAAFNFGGMVYVGIGAAMLLFLRNPAFSLAPLLTVLLAVIGVDVGAYFTGRALGGPKIAPAISPSKTWSGLLGGVLGATLVLFGAARFWQEGLISVHPQGNAADGPACFGMQPCWYLTANPVPLFATCLMTGILLAVCAQAGDFFESWMKRRAGVKDSGHFIPGHGGFFDRLDGLLAVLFVLGLMILFQPR
- a CDS encoding 1-deoxy-D-xylulose-5-phosphate reductoisomerase is translated as MRTISVLGATGSIGASTLDLVRRSPADWRVVALTANANVPELARLAVEFSAQIAVVADEASLADLREALAGTGIEAAGGQAALVEAAARGADVTVAAIVGCAGLAPTMAAIEQGRVIALANKEALVSAGEVMTAAVARHGATLLPIDSEHNAIFQCLQGNDLDDVRWITLTASGGPFRDWSLDKLTLATPAQAVKHPNWDMGAKISVDSATMFNKGLELIEAHYLFPVGLDRLRIIVHPQSVVHSMVEYRDGSTLAQLGPSDMRVPIASALAWPGRMDTPCAPLDLAEIGELTFRRPDEVRFPATRLAREAAEAGGGIPAVLNAANEVAVAAFLGGRIPFTRIAAQVEDVLGAYSPAPPASLSDVLAVDGEARARASMLAGAA
- the rseP gene encoding RIP metalloprotease RseP gives rise to the protein MTGSPNLLTTIFAFLLVLGPLVLIHELGHYLVGRLFGVKADAFSIGFGKEIAGWTDRRGTRWKLSALPLGGYVQFAGDMNPASAPSAAEDGLTPQERARTFHVKPLWQRALIVLAGPLTNFLLCVLILAGFVYANGRLIADAEVAGFSESSAAKQAGLRVGDRIVAIDGNRIGSITDIPEHTVYFPNKTVNVMVDRDGRNVTLPVKLSGEEVSDRFGNKARIGDIGIDFAVPVVSGFFGDSPAEEAGMEIGDRIVAVDGVGVTSFLQVPPLIMSRAGQKVTITVMRKGEAHVLPMTIGSATQTGSNGRTETIGRIGVQSGFGRREAVGPVQALGIGVERSFATMGTMITGIRQIIVGDRSVRELGGPIKIAKYSGEQFTLGWEPFVGFVAMISINLAFINLLPIPGLDGGHLAFYAAELVRRKPLGLRSQEWAIRTGVALVLALMLFVTVNDLASLPIFGG
- the bamA gene encoding outer membrane protein assembly factor BamA, which encodes MGRSTDARRAPQLAAVLLGTTILAGVPDAAFAQDAAASSAPAAAPAAAAEPAETILTIQVTGAERLEAQTVMSYIKLRVGQPYTKAAGDAALKDLYGTELFSEVQVTNDKGVVTIQVKENPVVNRIILEGNKRIKDDKILPEIKVSPRQIFTRSKIRADVARIIELYKRQGRYAATVEPKMVMLDQNRVDIVFEITEGDKSKVRQINILGNEHFSDGELRGQMVTKQSRITRIFSSGTSYDPDRMAFDQQKLRQFYLTQGYADFRVVSAVAELTPDKKDFIITYVVEEGKRYKFGDVKVESQLRDFDGEKLAKNLSMKKGDWYNAKLVEDTIEGLNDTAGAFGYAFADVRPQYDRDKENLTMGLTFVIQEAPRVYVERIDINGNTLTQDKVVRREFRLAEGDAFNSLQVKRSTNRIKSLGYFQEKFEVEQKPGSAEDRIILEANLEEKPTGELQLSAGFSSLERFIFQASIRQRNFRGRGQTIGLSGSYSSYSKSVEASFVEPYLFDKNVSLGVDIYRRDYNSFQYYNSDRNTTYQQSTTGFQVRAGVPLTEYLTAVGRYTLNYDDVTLSKSTYYSVNSNGEYVCDPLRAGRYLCDAIGQRLSSILGFSLIYDNLDNRMRPTRGETISTNIDVAGLGGDVKYVRLRANAAKYWPLGSGFIFSLQGEGGAIKGWGGDDIRLTDRFYLGEPQIRGFGIRGIGPRVVRSYYADATAASNNEVSSDSDDALGGRYYYMSRAELEIPLGSGAREMGLRPSIFVDAGAVWAIKSPELSHCKAGCFIGNRDSDGNQLYQQTASDGTISYVTSPTNTVTGEANTLYGTTTYFDETFVGNTWKPRVAIGFGVNWNSPFGPFRIDISKALLKYDGDNTKTFTFNVGTQF